The DNA segment GCAATATTGTTTTAAGATGGTTAAATTCCTCCTTTAATTTTGGAGTTAGGAGAGGTCTCCCTTTTTTATTACTGTTTACTTGGCTAACCCACATTTTCAAACTCTTGATTTATGTTCACTTGCTTAGCAAAAAGAAGTAAACAAATGAAAGGATAAAATACCTTGGGGAATATCTTTATTTCTCTCATAGTATTATCTATTATAGGAGGGAGGGGTTGTAATGGCCAAGATTTTAAAGAGGAAATGAGGACAACGGATATAAATAGagaaattatttgttttttaattagacAAGGACTGTTTGTATGTGGGTATTTATTGTCTCTTGCGCCTTTATGGTTCTTTATTGCTTTGGACTTTTGGTTCTGAAGGTGCTACTCCACTCTACAGGAAACACTAAGAGTGAAGGATGAGGAGCTACAAAATTTGTCTAGAGACCTTCGGGCACGTGATTCAACTATTAAAGATATAGCAGATAAACTATCTGAGACTGCTGAAGCTGCTGAGGCTGCAGCATCTGCTGCTTATACTAtggatgagcataggagaattGCATGTGCAGAAATTGAGCGTTTGAATAAAGATTCTGGGATGCAGCAAGAGTTGTTTACGCAGAAGGTATGCCATTTTGCTGGTTTAGGGCTGATTCTCAGTAAACTGCTTGGGACAATTAACCCTTGGCTAATACTATGGGTATTACTTGCAATGGTCTTGAATATTCATCtcatcttttattattattcttttttgcAGCTAAAAGAGTCTGAAGAAAAGATTGGGAGCCTAAGCAAAGAAAAAGAACAATTAACCAGGCAGAGAGATGCTGCTATTCAGGAAGCAAATATGTGGCGCACCGAGCTGGCAAAAGCTAGAGAACATGATGTTATCTTGGAAGCAGCTGTAGTTAGAGCAGAAGAAAAGGTTAGGGTCGCCGAAGCAAATGCTGAAGCTAGGATAAGGGAGGCTGTTCATAGAGAATCTGCAGCaacaaaagaaaaggaagagctTCTTGCATATGTGAATGTACTAAAAGCCCAACTTCAGAGGTaatcttattttcttttgcCCTTAAATTCTATCTTGTTAAAGTAGATTTGTTGAATACTTGGCAAACAGTAAAGTGTTTTTGCTTTGGTGACTGGTTGATGGGTTTGAATCCAAAAACAGTCTGTTAGACCCTTCCCCGTATCTTCACATAGCCTGGAGTGGGGTAtgttagtttttctttttctcttttcccaccaaaacataaaagatataaataccTAGCAAAACTGGGAAAGAGAAGGAAACTTTTGATggtttatttgtattttatgaggttgaataTGTGATCAGTTATGAAATGTGGCTCATCATAAAACCAATGTTGGCTTAACAGATAGTTTTCTTTTTAACAGGCAACACATTGATACAACTCAAGTTTTTGAGAAGACAGAGTCATGCTCAGATACAAAGCATGTTGACCCCACAGAAGAGAATGTGGATAAAGCGTGCCTGAGTGTTTCTAGAGCTATGCCCGCCCCTGCAGAGAATGTCGTTCACGTGGCAACAGATCAGGTGAACATTCAGCCTGTTGGAGACAATGAATGGAGTGATATTCAAGCAACAGAGGCGAGGATAGCTGATGTAAGGGAAGTAGCACCTGAAACTGATGGAAGCAGCTTGGATATTCCTGTGGTTAGCCAGCCAGGTACTAATCATCACCATGAACAAGGAGCTAACTCTTTCCATCAGCCCTAATGTTATTCACAGGTATACAACATAGAGCAAATTTCAATTTAGGCAATGTAATTATATCATTTTGTTGGATGAGCATGTACACcttattgttttcattttatcaTTGCCTAATCAAGCCGTGTGATATGTGACCCTGTCCTGAAAGTGAATACCTTTTTTCTGATGTAAATGTAATGTAATACAACACGAGCTGACCGATGAATCTTCTGTGATGTGTAACATTTGATCAACGGATAGAGCCCTTTTTTCATCCACAATGAATAGAACACCCTAAACAAACTATTAAACTCAATTGAACATTCTCGCTCATTGAAAAATTGGCTTAATTGTTGTACAAAGGCATAAATATATTGCCAATCATTTGAAGACTTATTCCAGCGTGTTCCTTCTCGGCAATCCCCGGTATACCCATAATATCTGATAGAGACTTAGCGTGTCTTTGTTTCACATTTAGGTAAGTGCTTACATGCTGTgtttggatttgagagtagatTTGAGAGTGATAAAGGAAAATGAAAAGTGAGGTTATCTTAccttatttaagaaaaaaaggaTAGAAAGTGGcggagaaaaaaattataaaatgactaaattacttttattattataaattaattttataatatgtttaagttataattgaaagggcaaatatttttttctgaCTTCGTCTCATGAACAAGGGGAGCAAAATGTGTAGCAAATTCATGAGTGTCTACAACACAATTTTAAGTTTACTTATATTCACAACAAATGAGCAACCTTTGTAGGTTACTCCTGTAATTGAAACCTTCATGTGCAGTGTTTGTTTCCACATAAGTACTGTTCATGTGGAGGGAAGTAGATTCTTTACTTTTGTTTTCACTAATTTAGGCTGAATAGGAAAGACTGATTTATGGGACGATTCACTTTAACCATCCTTGTATATATAAGAGGAAAGTCCAAAAAGACCAGAAACCAGTTGCATATCactttttacaaatttaatcaTCTGCACTGTGCCTCGTTTTTCTGTGGGTCCCGTTGTACTTTCTTCCATAACTACATTATTTATGTTCAGCTTTCACATTATTTGATTTGTGGTTTCATTgtatatgaaatgacaaaagtTAATTCTAACGGTCCTAATTATATAAGGGATAATATGATTATATCATATGTTATACATCTAtacatgcatatatatatatatgggaaTTCTCTCTAAactgcttttaattttttttcttattttatccttatattaatatttaattttattattgtattatggtcattatgtcattttttattcccttcttatctgctcttaattttttttccattttatccttatattaatatttaattttattattgtattatggtcattgtgccatttcttactttttttttacaatatttggTATACGTAGTGGggcggttttgaattgaaagagaggtggaaaaacgattttgaattgaaagagatgtgAAGGAACAATTATTaattgaaagagaggtgaaggagtgattatgaattgaaagacataatttattttgaaaattaactgAATGATGAGAGAGTGTCTGTTGTATgatagagaaataaatttatttacatccactttcttACGAAGGAGTAGTTTTCACTAGTTACCTCCACTCCCTTATAAGAAGTAGTTGAGCGGTTACCACTTTTTTATAAGGAGTAGTTTTCACCAGTTgcatccaaagaaaaaaaatgttcacaCACATTTTGAATCCTCTTCCTTCACGCTCCATATTCTTCTCCTACTCTCACCCATCTTAGTCCCTCTTCTATCACCACTGTACAACAAAAACCACCATTGTTTTCTCCTTCTTGCACTTTCCAAAGCGTTCGAAGCAGAGACGTGTCTCATTGTTATAGGATTTGtacatttttgtttctattactttcttaatttattttttttatatttttgtatgaatcCTAAGTCTAGCTTTGCGAGCAAACTTTGATCTATTAGATATTACATAAATTGGAAGTTTGGTAATTTgtatttactttattattttatttttttcaacttctttgCCATGGAAGATGTAGATTCAATTGATATGGTGATAGATTCTACCACTTCCAACATACAACCATTTGCATTATTTGACATTGTTTGCTGGtccatattttttaaacattaattttaatcttGATAACCTTACAAAGTTCAAGATTACACCCaagttaaatcaaaatttaatattcaaaaacaataaaatgaaaatataaaaaaattaacataaaatcttaataaaactattatcaaTGGTGCCTTTAGATAATTTACATATCttctcatataatttaatatttattaaaattatatgaatatataaatagtaaaaataaaaaatgcggatacacaggcaCGTGAGTGTCAGTGTTCCCGCTAGTATAACATAATGAATTAGATTATACattaattatgttatatgtTATACACATAGCAGGAACACATGCACTCACGTgactgtgtatccgcatttttcatttttactatttatatatttatataattttaataaatattaaattatatgagaagatatgtaaattatctaaatgcaccattgataatagttttattaagattttatgttaatttttttatattttcattttattgtttttgaatattaaattttgatttaacttGGGTGTAATCTTGAACTTTGTAAGGTTATCAAGATTAAAattaaggtttaaaaaaaatggactAGCAAACAATGTCAAAACATAATGCAAATGGATGTATGTTGGAAGTGGTAGAATCTATCACCATATCAATTGAATCCACATCTTCCATGGCAAAGaagttgaaaaaataaaaataataaagtaaatacAAATTACCAAACTTCCAACTTATGTAATATCTAATAGATCAAAGCATCAGTAGACATAAAAACTTTGCCCGCAAACTGGACTTAGgattcatacaaaaatataaaaaaaaattaagaaagcaatagaaacaaaaatgtaCAAATCCTATAACAATGAGACACGTCTCCGCTTCGAACGCTTTGGGAAGTGCAAGAAGGAGGAAACAATGGTGGTTTTTGTTGTACAATGGTGATAGAAGAGGAACTAAGATGGGTGAGACTAGGAGAAGAATATGGAGCGTGAAGGAAGAAGATTCAAAATGTGTCAAAatttatgaacattttttttctttggatgcAACTGGTGAAAACTACTCCTTATAAGAAAGTGGAAGAAAGTGGTAACCGTTCAACTACTTCTTATAAGGGAGTAGATGTAACTGGTGAAAACTACTCCTTCGTAAGAGAGTGGATGTAAATGGTGATGGTGAAAACTGCTAAAGAAAGTGGTAACCGCTAAGTAATAATCAAATTGTTCACGTTTGACCACTACTcacatttcataatatttatttctctctcataaaaACAAACACTCCTTctcattatgcaattaattttcaaaataaattatctctttcaattcaaacgGTTGCtccatttattttaaatattttattaaattctcTCTCATACAACAAACACTCTctcattatgcaattaattttcaaaataaattatctttcaATTCATAACCACTCATCCACTTCTCTTTCCATTCATAACCGcacatctctttcaattcataattGTTCCTCCACatttctttcaattcaaaaccgctTTTTCACCTcttttttcaattcaaaaccgtcCCACTACGTATACCAAATattgtagaaaaaataagaaaggacACAATAatcataatacaataataaaattaaataataatataaggataaaatgagaaaaaaattaagagcaattcagaggggaataagaaatgacacaatgaccataatacaataataaaattaaatattaatataaggataaaataggaaaaaaaaaaataagagcagttaagaggaaaatcccctttatatataagtatagattaataattgttaataatatataaaattattttttaataataataatcaaaataaatttttgaagtaataataaaaaatgaaaataaaataataattagaaaatcataaataatgaaaataataacagtcaaaataacttataaaacaataatattaacaataatagtttaatttt comes from the Phaseolus vulgaris cultivar G19833 chromosome 8, P. vulgaris v2.0, whole genome shotgun sequence genome and includes:
- the LOC137823423 gene encoding uncharacterized protein; translated protein: MASPRAAETTENSLEKIKRQLASASGRNLLQGPLLKRSETLRKWNERWVILDPTTGRMEYKIRRNEPSVKGTILFDANSTITVSPVNFQGLPKYDGCCFYIGTPQKKDYFLCAETPGAARAWVSTLHATQLVLKAHKEAVNSLSGNGSTKLGTVATVVAAANSTALECSKEIEAAMQISLRNALGMMNNRTTDGPMDDLTIMKETLRVKDEELQNLSRDLRARDSTIKDIADKLSETAEAAEAAASAAYTMDEHRRIACAEIERLNKDSGMQQELFTQKLKESEEKIGSLSKEKEQLTRQRDAAIQEANMWRTELAKAREHDVILEAAVVRAEEKVRVAEANAEARIREAVHRESAATKEKEELLAYVNVLKAQLQRQHIDTTQVFEKTESCSDTKHVDPTEENVDKACLSVSRAMPAPAENVVHVATDQVNIQPVGDNEWSDIQATEARIADVREVAPETDGSSLDIPVVSQPGTNHHHEQGANSFHQP